In Helianthus annuus cultivar XRQ/B chromosome 9, HanXRQr2.0-SUNRISE, whole genome shotgun sequence, the following are encoded in one genomic region:
- the LOC110879534 gene encoding cytochrome P450 CYP82D47 — MDLHLSLTIATFSVILLIFLFQILFQKRAKISQNQNPPQAKGAWPIIGHLHLLGGSVLPHRIFSDLADTYGPVFTIKLGVRQALVVSDAEMAKQCFTTNDKAFASRPTSLLSVIMGYDYAMFALSPYGEYWRQVRKLATVELLSQRRVEMLKHVRVSEVRTFMKDTYEAFLRNKEVEDSDTVKVEMREFFANLVFNIITRTIAGKRFSPGDEEAVEIHTVVKKFFEFLGTFVVSDFIPSLKFMDLGGHVKRMKLVAKEMDDIIERWLNEHKQRRESNEVKQDFMDILISIVEAASKDEFPGYDRDTVIRSTSLVIITAGFDSTAVTLTWAIVLLLNNPETLKRAQEELDLHVGRKRLVDESDIKNLVYLQAIIKETLRLYPPAPISLLHQSTEDCVVGGYTVPKDTLLIANLWKLHRDPNVWSDPYKFRPERFLTDKKDIDLKGQHYELLPFGSGRRMCPGVSFALQSLHLTLASLIQGFELAKSSDGPVDTSDIFRLTNNKASPLDVLLRPRLSSDVYRVDA; from the exons ATGGACTTGCATCTCTCTCTTACAATAGCCACATTCTCCGTTATTCTACTAATTTTCCTATTCCAAATCTTGTTCCAAAAGAGGGCAAAGATAAGCCAGAACCAAAACCCACCTCAAGCGAAGGGTGCATGGCCTATAATAGGACATCTACACCTTCTAGGTGGATCTGTGCTACCTCACAGAATTTTCAGTGACTTGGCGGATACATATGGGCCGGTCTTTACCATCAAATTAGGTGTTCGCCAAGCTTTGGTAGTGAGCGATGCGGAGATGGCTAAACAGTGTTTCACCACCAACGATAAGGCCTTTGCCAGCAGACCCACGTCGTTGCTTTCGGTTATCATGGGCTACGACTACGCCATGTTCGCCTTAAGTCCGTACGGGGAGTACTGGCGACAAGTGCGCAAGCTGGCTACAGTCGAGCTTCTCTCTCAGCGACGTGTTGAGATGCTAAAGCACGTTCGAGTCTCCGAAGTTAGAACATTCATGAAAGACACCTACGAGGCTTTCTTGAGAAACAAAGAGGTAGAAGATTCTGATACGGTGAAGGTGGAGATGAGAGAGTTCTTTGCCAATCTGGTGTTTAACATTATAACAAGAACAATTGCAGGAAAGCGATTCTCGCCCGGTGATGAAGAAGCTGTTGAAATTCACACGGTGGTTAAAAAATTCTTCGAGTTTTTGGGCACTTTCGTGGTGTCTGATTTCATTCCCTCTTTGAAGTTTATGGACTTAGGAGGACATGTGAAAAGAATGAAGTTAGTCGCGAAAGAGATGGATGACATAATTGAACGATGGTTAAATGAGCACAAGCAAAGGAGAGAGTCAAATGAGGTGAAACAGGACTTCATGGATATATTGATTTCCATAGTTGAAGCTGCTTCTAAAGATGAGTTTCCTGGCTATGACCGTGACACAGTCATCAGATCAACGAGTCTC GTAATCATCACCGCAGGGTTTGATTCAACGGCTGTAACTTTAACATGGGCTATAGTTTTGCTGCTCAACAACCCGGAAACACTAAAACGTGCTCAAGAGGAACTCGATCTCCATGTtggaagaaagagactggtggaCGAATCAGACATCAAAAATTTAGTCTACCTACAAGCTATTATCAAAGAGACTTTACGTTTATACCCACCTGCACCAATCTCACTTCTTCATCAGTCAACAGAAGACTGTGTTGTTGGTGGCTACACGGTCCCAAAGGACACCCTCTTAATAGCAAATCTATGGAAATTACATCGTGATCCTAATGTTTGGTCTGATCCGTACAAGTTTCGACCCGAGAGGTTCCTGACAGACAAAAAGGATATTGACCTCAAGGGTCAACATTATGAATTGCTTCCGTTTGGTAGTGGTCGAAGAATGTGCCCAGGTGTTTCTTTTGCACTCCAGTCTTTGCATTTAACATTAGCTAGTTTGATTCAAGGGTTTGAGCTAGCCAAATCATCCGATGGGCCGGTTGACACGAGTGATATCTTCCGACTGACCAACAATAAAGCATCTCCACTTGATGTCCTGCTTAGACCTCGTTTATCCAGTGATGTGTATCGTGTTGATGCATAG